In Pangasianodon hypophthalmus isolate fPanHyp1 chromosome 3, fPanHyp1.pri, whole genome shotgun sequence, a single genomic region encodes these proteins:
- the lamtor3 gene encoding ragulator complex protein LAMTOR3, translating into MADDLKRYLYKQLPTVEGLHAIIVTDRDGVPVIKVANDNAPEYALRPGFLSTFALATDQGSKLGLSKNKSIICYYNTYQIVQFNRLPLVISFIASSSANTGLIISLEKELVPLIEELRQVVEVA; encoded by the exons ATGGCAGAT GATTTGAAGAGGTACCTGTACAAACAGCTGCCAAC GGTTGAAGGCCTCCATGCAATAATAGtaacagacagagatggagttCCTGTAATCAAAG TTGCCAATGACAATGCTCCAGAGTATGCTCTACGACCAGGCTTTCTCTCAACTTTTGCACTGGCCACAGATCAAGGCAGCAAGCTGGGTCTGTCCAAAAATAAGAGCATCATTTGCTACTACAACACATATCAG aTTGTGCAGTTTAACCGATTACCCTTAGTGATCAGCTTCATTGCAAGCAGCAGTGCCAACACGG GTTTGATCATCAGTTTGGAGAAGGAGCTTGTTCCACTGATTGAGGAACTGAGACAGGTGGTTGAGGTTGCCTAG